One genomic window of Nevskia ramosa DSM 11499 includes the following:
- a CDS encoding efflux RND transporter permease subunit, which produces MNISQFFVNRPIFAAVLSLLILIGGALSLPNLPISEYPEVVPPTVVVRANYPGANPKVIGETVATPLEEQINGVEGMSYMSSQSTSDGALQLTITFALGTDLDKAQVQVQNRVSQALPKLPEEVQRLGVTTNKSSPDLTMVVHLLSPDDRYDMLYLSNYARLNIKDELLRLDGVGDVQIFGLGDYSMRVWLNPQKLASISMTTGDVVKAIREQNIQVAAGSLNAPPAHSDQSFQLNINTKGRLVTEEDFSNIVLRSDSNGAVIHLRDVARIELGSSQYALRSLLNNKPATAIPVFQRPGSNAIEISDAVRKKMEELKKNFPQGVDYNIVYDPTVFVRGSIEAVVHTLFEAVVLVVLVVILFLQTWRASIIPLVAVPVSLIGTFAVMKIAGFSLNALSLFGLVLAIGIVVDDAIVVVENVERNIALGKTPKEATRQAMKEVTGPIVATGLVLCAVFIPTAFISGLSGQFYRQFALTIAISTVISAFNSLTLSPALAAILLKGHDAPKDRLTRWMDRGLGWIFRPFNRVFEAGSNRYVGIVGKVTRRSSIALLIYGGLIGLTVLGFRQVPGGFVPPQDKQYLVSFAQLPDAASLDRTEDVIRRMSDIALQQPGVESAVAFPGLSINGFTNSTNAGIVFVTLKPFDQRKDKTLAAGAIADELGKKFHNIQDAFIAIFPPPPVQGLGTIGGFRMQIEDRGALGFEELHKQTQNLIAKAKASGKLKDVFSSFQVAVPQIDANVDREKAKAEGVDLNDVFQTMQAYLGSVYVNDFNRFGRTYQVNVSAEPGFRREAKDIPQLKTRNAAGEMVPLGSFVTVSQGAGPDRVSHYNGYATAEINGTGVDGISSGQAQALMEELAASNLPRGMSYEWTELTYQKIISGDTTTLVFSLCVLLAFLVLAAQYESWSLPLVVILIVPMSLFSAISGVWLTGGDNNIFTQIGLIVLVGLACKNAILIVEFARERQLEGMAVVAAVKEAARLRLRPILMTSFAFIMGVVPLITSTGAGAEMRHAMGVAVFAGMLGVTFFGLLLTPVFYVVIEGWHERRKAARAAATPEAIAHPIEA; this is translated from the coding sequence ATGAACATTTCGCAATTCTTCGTCAACCGCCCGATCTTCGCCGCGGTGCTGTCCCTGCTGATCCTGATCGGTGGCGCGCTGTCGCTGCCGAATCTGCCGATCAGCGAATACCCGGAAGTGGTGCCGCCGACGGTGGTCGTGCGCGCCAACTATCCGGGCGCCAATCCGAAAGTGATCGGCGAAACCGTGGCCACGCCGCTGGAAGAGCAGATCAATGGTGTGGAGGGCATGAGCTACATGTCCTCGCAGTCGACCAGCGATGGCGCGCTGCAGCTGACCATCACCTTCGCGCTCGGCACCGATCTCGACAAGGCGCAGGTGCAGGTGCAGAACCGCGTCTCGCAGGCGCTGCCGAAGCTGCCGGAGGAAGTGCAGCGGCTCGGCGTGACCACCAACAAGAGCTCGCCCGATCTGACCATGGTCGTGCACTTGCTGTCGCCCGATGACCGCTACGACATGCTGTATCTGTCGAACTACGCCCGCCTGAACATCAAGGACGAGCTGCTGCGTCTCGATGGCGTCGGTGACGTGCAGATCTTCGGCCTCGGCGATTACAGCATGCGGGTCTGGCTGAATCCGCAGAAGCTGGCCTCGATCAGCATGACCACCGGCGATGTCGTCAAGGCGATCCGCGAGCAGAACATCCAGGTTGCCGCTGGCTCGCTGAACGCGCCCCCGGCGCACAGTGACCAGAGCTTCCAGCTGAACATCAACACCAAGGGCCGCCTGGTCACCGAGGAAGACTTCAGCAACATCGTGCTGCGCAGCGACAGCAATGGCGCGGTGATTCATCTGCGCGATGTCGCACGCATCGAACTCGGCTCCAGCCAGTACGCGCTGCGCAGCCTGCTCAACAACAAGCCGGCAACCGCGATTCCGGTGTTCCAGCGCCCGGGTTCGAACGCCATCGAAATCTCCGATGCCGTGCGCAAGAAAATGGAAGAGCTGAAGAAGAACTTCCCGCAGGGCGTCGACTACAACATCGTCTACGACCCGACCGTGTTCGTGCGCGGCTCGATCGAAGCTGTGGTGCACACCTTGTTCGAAGCGGTCGTGCTCGTGGTGCTGGTGGTGATCCTGTTCCTGCAGACCTGGCGCGCGTCGATCATTCCGCTGGTCGCGGTACCGGTCTCACTGATCGGCACGTTTGCCGTCATGAAGATCGCCGGCTTCTCGCTGAACGCGCTGTCGCTGTTCGGACTGGTGCTGGCGATCGGCATCGTCGTCGATGACGCGATCGTCGTCGTCGAAAACGTCGAACGCAATATCGCGCTCGGCAAGACGCCGAAGGAAGCCACCAGGCAAGCGATGAAGGAAGTCACCGGGCCGATCGTCGCCACCGGTCTGGTGCTCTGCGCGGTGTTCATCCCGACTGCCTTCATCAGCGGCCTGAGCGGCCAGTTCTATCGCCAGTTCGCATTGACCATCGCCATTTCCACGGTGATCTCGGCATTCAACTCGCTGACCCTGAGTCCGGCGCTCGCCGCGATCCTGCTGAAGGGTCATGACGCACCGAAGGATCGCCTGACCCGCTGGATGGATCGCGGCCTGGGCTGGATCTTCCGGCCGTTCAATCGCGTGTTCGAAGCGGGCTCGAATCGTTACGTCGGCATTGTCGGCAAGGTGACACGGCGCAGCTCGATCGCGCTGCTGATCTACGGCGGCTTGATCGGCCTGACCGTGCTCGGCTTCCGCCAGGTGCCCGGTGGCTTCGTGCCGCCGCAGGACAAGCAGTACCTGGTGTCCTTCGCGCAGTTGCCGGATGCCGCGTCGCTCGATCGCACCGAAGACGTGATCCGCCGCATGTCGGATATCGCCCTGCAGCAGCCGGGTGTCGAGAGCGCGGTGGCGTTCCCGGGCCTGTCGATCAACGGCTTCACCAACAGCACCAATGCCGGCATCGTCTTCGTCACCTTGAAGCCCTTCGATCAGCGCAAGGACAAGACGCTGGCTGCCGGTGCCATTGCCGATGAGCTCGGCAAGAAGTTCCACAACATCCAGGACGCCTTCATCGCGATCTTTCCGCCACCACCGGTGCAGGGCCTCGGCACCATCGGCGGCTTCCGCATGCAGATCGAGGATCGCGGCGCGCTCGGTTTCGAGGAACTGCACAAGCAGACCCAGAACCTGATCGCCAAGGCCAAGGCCTCCGGCAAGCTCAAGGACGTGTTCTCGAGCTTCCAGGTCGCCGTGCCGCAAATCGATGCCAATGTCGATCGCGAAAAGGCCAAGGCGGAAGGCGTCGATCTCAACGACGTGTTCCAGACCATGCAGGCCTATCTCGGCTCGGTCTATGTCAACGACTTCAACCGCTTCGGCCGCACCTACCAGGTCAATGTCTCGGCCGAGCCCGGCTTCCGCCGCGAAGCCAAGGACATCCCGCAGTTGAAGACTCGGAACGCCGCCGGCGAGATGGTGCCGCTGGGCTCGTTCGTGACCGTCAGCCAGGGCGCCGGGCCGGATCGTGTCAGCCACTACAACGGCTATGCCACAGCCGAGATCAACGGCACCGGTGTCGACGGCATCAGCTCCGGCCAGGCGCAGGCGCTGATGGAGGAACTCGCCGCCAGCAACCTGCCGCGCGGCATGAGCTACGAATGGACCGAGCTGACCTACCAGAAGATCATTTCCGGCGACACCACCACGCTGGTCTTCAGCCTCTGCGTGCTGCTGGCCTTCCTGGTGCTGGCCGCGCAGTACGAAAGCTGGAGCCTGCCGCTGGTGGTGATCCTGATCGTGCCGATGAGCCTGTTCTCGGCGATCAGCGGTGTCTGGCTGACTGGCGGCGACAACAACATCTTCACGCAGATCGGCTTGATCGTGCTGGTTGGCCTCGCCTGCAAGAACGCGATCCTGATCGTCGAGTTCGCCCGTGAACGGCAGCTTGAAGGCATGGCCGTGGTCGCTGCGGTGAAGGAAGCGGCCCGCCTGCGTCTGCGGCCGATCCTGATGACCTCGTTCGCTTTCATCATGGGCGTGGTGCCGCTGATCACATCGACCGGCGCCGGTGCCGAGATGCGCCATGCGATGGGTGTCGCGGTGTTCGCCGGCATGCTCGGCGTGACCTTCTTCGGCCTGCTGCTGACGCCAGTGTTCTATGTGGTGATCGAGGGCTGGCACGAGCGCCGCAAGGCTGCGCGCGCCGCCGCCACACCGGAAGCCATCGCCCACCCGATCGAAGCCTGA
- a CDS encoding efflux transporter outer membrane subunit → MNIQSLSTSRKTLTAGLLATLLSACAVGPDYHRPELAPVTAFRNAPATDAAAQNFEARWWTQFGDPTLDALVSRAVSNSLDLRMAVARVTAARAAVGDAQSNQLPTIGADASYTRSRAQQPGFGSDRFSISRYQAGFDAAWELDLAGGIRRSVEAAQANSQASVASLRDAQVRLIAEVARNYFELRGAQLRLEIASRDLASQSETVKLTRVRREVGTGPEQDVASASARLAATEARIPLLRAAEKLAGYRLDVLTGARPGESGVDLSPQLFKTLSSQLAIGAPQDLLARRPDVQRAERELAAATAGIGIATADFYPHIEVGGFIGFLSGNSADLGTVASQAFSIGPSISWNGLNWKRVQSRLDQSKANADEAFANYQQTVLLALEDIEGSLTLFNTQRERSNHLLEQAQQSRRAADLAGIRYREGATDFLVLLDAQRTALAAEDELAQAETAINTSAIAVYKALGGGWEAGA, encoded by the coding sequence ATGAACATTCAATCGCTATCGACATCCCGCAAGACGCTGACCGCGGGCCTGCTCGCAACCCTGCTGTCGGCCTGCGCCGTCGGCCCCGATTACCACAGGCCGGAACTGGCGCCGGTCACGGCGTTCCGCAATGCGCCGGCAACGGACGCTGCGGCGCAGAACTTCGAAGCCCGCTGGTGGACGCAGTTCGGTGATCCCACGCTCGATGCGCTGGTCAGCCGTGCAGTCAGCAACAGCCTCGATCTGAGGATGGCCGTGGCGCGAGTCACGGCGGCACGCGCAGCCGTTGGCGATGCCCAGTCCAATCAGTTGCCGACCATCGGCGCAGACGCTAGCTACACCCGCAGCCGCGCCCAGCAGCCCGGCTTCGGCAGCGACCGCTTCAGCATCAGCCGCTACCAGGCCGGCTTCGACGCTGCCTGGGAACTCGATCTGGCCGGCGGCATCCGTCGCTCGGTGGAAGCCGCGCAGGCGAACTCGCAGGCCAGCGTCGCCAGCCTGCGCGATGCCCAGGTGCGCCTGATCGCCGAAGTGGCGCGCAACTACTTCGAGCTGCGCGGCGCCCAGCTGCGGCTGGAAATCGCGTCACGCGATCTGGCCAGCCAGAGCGAAACCGTGAAGCTTACGCGCGTGCGTCGCGAAGTCGGCACCGGCCCCGAGCAGGATGTGGCGAGTGCATCCGCAAGACTGGCGGCGACCGAAGCCCGCATCCCGCTGCTGCGTGCCGCCGAGAAGCTGGCCGGCTACCGGCTCGACGTGCTGACCGGCGCGCGGCCCGGCGAATCCGGTGTCGATCTGTCGCCGCAGCTGTTCAAGACGCTGTCCAGCCAGTTGGCGATCGGTGCCCCGCAGGATCTGCTCGCCCGCCGTCCGGACGTGCAGCGCGCCGAACGCGAACTCGCCGCCGCCACCGCCGGCATCGGGATCGCCACCGCGGACTTCTATCCGCACATCGAAGTCGGCGGCTTCATCGGCTTCCTGTCCGGCAACAGCGCCGATCTCGGCACCGTGGCCTCACAGGCGTTCTCGATCGGCCCGAGCATTTCCTGGAACGGCCTGAACTGGAAGCGCGTGCAATCGCGCCTCGACCAGAGCAAGGCCAACGCCGACGAAGCCTTCGCGAACTACCAGCAGACCGTGCTGCTCGCGCTCGAAGACATCGAAGGCTCGCTGACCCTGTTCAACACCCAGCGCGAACGCAGCAACCACCTGCTCGAACAAGCCCAGCAAAGCCGCCGCGCCGCCGACCTCGCCGGCATCCGCTACCGCGAAGGCGCTACCGACTTCCTGGTGCTGCTCGACGCCCAGCGCACCGCCCTCGCCGCCGAAGATGAGCTGGCCCAGGCGGAGACGGCGATCAATACCAGCGCGATCGCCGTCTACAAGGCGCTGGGTGGTGGGTGGGAAGCTGGGGCTTGA
- a CDS encoding DUF4041 domain-containing protein — protein MTRKGLTFNPPPGWPKPPAGWLPPKGWTPDPKWPPAPPGWQLWIGDTVPPTAEQSARAIPAAAPQLMAAGSDGRIALLEAENAALRARLETIAADSTRVAELNDERVLQDVGIYRYHHPLENAVAYRDRLDLLSIQIAEMVKRGTAIERSSSFTFDGSLAKGRNMTNDLAKLMLRAYNAEAENVVRTLRAGNTVLALKRLGSARDAIAKLGAMMEMRIGDIYHVLRIEEIELTADYQMKKEEEREEARAERERLREERKVEVELAAARERLDKERSHLAAVIEKLKTTGDSDPELERKLADVDSAIAQNDFRAANIRAGYVYVISNRGAFGQHVVKIGLTRRLEPLDRIYELGSASVPFRFDVHAIYFSEDAVKLEAELHNHFAPCRVNWANDRREFFFATPAEVRDVLAEKLGNLLEFAEHAESTEYLQSVRYWPSHVQPPSPSAWTALT, from the coding sequence ATGACGCGCAAGGGACTGACCTTTAATCCGCCTCCGGGATGGCCGAAGCCACCGGCAGGTTGGCTTCCACCGAAAGGATGGACGCCCGATCCGAAGTGGCCGCCTGCGCCGCCGGGTTGGCAGCTCTGGATTGGCGACACCGTGCCACCCACCGCTGAGCAGTCTGCTAGGGCAATTCCCGCCGCGGCGCCTCAACTTATGGCCGCCGGCTCCGATGGACGGATCGCGCTTCTTGAGGCTGAGAACGCAGCTCTCCGAGCACGTCTGGAGACAATTGCAGCCGATTCAACACGAGTTGCCGAGCTCAATGACGAGCGGGTCTTGCAGGACGTCGGGATATATCGGTACCACCATCCGCTCGAAAATGCTGTCGCCTACCGCGATCGCCTAGATCTGCTCTCCATTCAAATTGCTGAGATGGTTAAGCGCGGCACGGCCATCGAAAGGTCGAGCAGTTTCACGTTCGACGGCTCGCTGGCGAAGGGGCGGAACATGACGAACGACCTCGCGAAGTTGATGCTCCGCGCCTACAACGCTGAGGCCGAGAACGTCGTCCGGACGCTTCGGGCCGGGAACACGGTTCTCGCGCTTAAGCGCCTAGGCTCTGCACGAGATGCCATCGCGAAGTTGGGCGCGATGATGGAGATGCGTATCGGTGACATCTACCATGTGCTGCGGATTGAGGAAATCGAACTCACAGCCGATTACCAGATGAAGAAAGAGGAGGAACGGGAGGAGGCTCGTGCGGAACGGGAGCGCTTGCGAGAAGAGCGAAAGGTTGAGGTAGAGCTGGCCGCAGCGCGTGAGCGGCTCGATAAAGAGCGCTCGCACTTGGCCGCGGTTATCGAGAAGCTGAAGACTACTGGAGATAGTGATCCAGAGCTCGAACGCAAACTCGCTGACGTCGATAGCGCCATAGCGCAGAACGATTTCCGTGCGGCAAACATCCGTGCGGGCTACGTGTACGTGATCTCCAATCGAGGGGCCTTTGGACAACACGTCGTCAAGATCGGCCTGACTCGTCGGCTCGAGCCCTTGGATCGCATTTACGAGTTAGGAAGTGCCTCCGTGCCCTTTCGATTCGACGTGCACGCGATTTACTTTTCGGAGGACGCAGTAAAGCTCGAAGCCGAACTCCACAACCATTTCGCGCCATGCCGCGTGAACTGGGCGAACGATCGAAGGGAGTTCTTTTTCGCGACGCCAGCAGAAGTCCGCGATGTGCTTGCAGAGAAGCTAGGCAACTTGCTTGAATTTGCTGAGCACGCGGAATCGACCGAATACTTGCAAAGCGTCCGATACTGGCCGTCGCATGTACAACCCCCAAGTCCCTCGGCGTGGACCGCGCTCACGTAG